The Erigeron canadensis isolate Cc75 chromosome 4, C_canadensis_v1, whole genome shotgun sequence genome window below encodes:
- the LOC122595091 gene encoding homeobox-leucine zipper protein ANTHOCYANINLESS 2 — protein MSFGGFLDNNHAGDVGATGGGGGARIVADIPYNIRSGTGGPMSQKSMFSSPGLSLALQTTMEGGGGISEMGRMPESYDTVGGGGARRSREDEHESRSGSDNMDGGGSGDDPDGDDGKPPRKKRYHRHTPQQIQELEALFKECPHPDEKQRLELSKRLCLETRQVKFWFQNRRTQMKTQLERHENSILRQENDKLRAENMSIREAMRNPMCTNCGGPAMIGDISLEEQHLRIENARLKDELDRVCALAGKFLGRPVSSMAPPMPNSSLELGVGGNHFGGGGGGVLSSTTSAMPLGTPDFGVGISSASSVLPSSRASNSVMGIDHSLERSMYLELALAAMDELVKLAQTDEPLWMRSLEGGREIMNENEYSRAITPCIGIKPNEYVSEASRETGMVIINSMALVETLMDSNKWAEMFPCMIARTSTTDVISNGMGGTRNGALQLMHAELQVLSPLVPVREVNFLRFCKQHAEGVWAVVDVSIDTIRENAPTFITCRRLPSGCVVQDMPNGYSKVTWVEHAEYDESAVHELYRPLVRAGMGFGAQRWVAALQRQCECLAILMSSAVPTRDHTAITASGRKSMLKLAQRMTDNFCAGVCASTVYKWNKLCASNVDEDVRVMTRQSVDDPGEPPGIVLSAATSVWLPVSPQRLFDFLRDERLRSEWDILSNGGPMQEMAHIAKGQDHGNCVSLLRASAMNSNQSSMLILQETCIDAAGSLVVYAPVDIPAMHVVMNGGDSAYVALLPSGFAIVPDGPGTRGGSETDNGGAGGGSTAAGSLLTVAFQILVNSLPTAKLTVESVETVNNLISCTVQKIKAALPSDN, from the exons ATGAGTTTTGGGGGTTTTCTTGATAACAATCACGCCGGCGACGTTGGTGCTaccggcggcggtggtggtgctAGAATCGTCGCTGATATCCCTTATAATATTCGCTCCGGCACCGGTGGCCCCATGTCTCAgaaatccatgttttcatcACCTGGACTTTCACTTGCActt CAAACAACTATGGAAGGTGGTGGTGGGATTAGTGAAATGGGAAGAATGCCGGAAAGTTATGACACCGTCGGTGGCGGTGGTGCACGGCGGAGCCGTGAAGATGAACATGAAAGTAGATCAGGCAGTGATAACATGGACGGTGGTGGCTCCGGTGATGATCCTGACGGCGACGACGGAAAGCCACCCAGAAAGAAAAGATACCACCGTCATACTCCTCAACAAATTCAAGAACTTGAAGC ATTGTTTAAAGAGTGCCCTCATCCTGATGAAAAACAAAGATTGGAGCTAAGTAAAAGATTATGTTTAGAGACTAGGCAAGTTAAATTTTGGTTCCAAAATCGACGTACCCAAATGAAA ACCCAATTAGAGCGGCATGAGAACTCGATTCTTAGGCAAGAAAACGATAAGCTACGAGCGGAGAATATGTCGATTAGGGAGGCAATGAGGAACCCGATGTGTACGAATTGTGGTGGCCCGGCTATGATAGGTGATATTTCATTAGAAGAACAACATCTTAGGATTGAAAATGCGAGGTTAAAGGACGAATTGGATCGTGTTTGTGCCCTTGCCGGAAAGTTTCTTGGCCGGCCGGTGTCTTCGATGGCTCCTCCCATGCCGAACTCGAGTTTAGAGCTCGGTGTTGGTGGGAACCATtttggtggcggtggtggtggggtTCTTAGTTCGACTACCTCGGCAATGCCTTTAGGAACACCAGATTTCGGAGTTGGAATTTCTAGTGCTTCATCGGTTTTACCGTCTTCAAGAGCTAGTAATAGTGTGATGGGGATTGATCATTCTCTTGAGCGGTCGATGTATCTTGAGCTTGCTTTAGCTGCAATGGATGAATTGGTGAAATTAGCCCAAACTGATGAGCCACTTTGGATGCGGTCTTTAGAAGGGGGTCGTGAAATTATGAACGAAAATGAGTATTCTAGAGCCATTACTCCGTGTATAGGAATCAAACCAAATGAGTACGTTTCCGAGGCCTCAAGGGAGACTGGAATGGTGATCATCAATAGCATGGCTCTTGTCGAAACACTCATGGATTCG aaCAAATGGGCAGAAATGTTTCCATGTATGATTGCTAGAACTTCAACAACAGATGTGATTTCAAATGGCATGGGAGGAACAAGAAATGGTGCACTTCAATTG ATGCATGCCGAGCTACAAGTTCTTTCCCCATTGGTTCCGGTCAGGGAAGTAAATTTTCTTCGGTTTTGCAAGCAACACGCAGAAGGTGTGTGGGCGGTGGTTGACGTGTCAATCGATACAATCCGAGAGAACGCACCGACTTTTATTACTTGCCGAAGGCTTCCTTCTGGTTGTGTTGTACAAGACATGCCTAATGGCTACTCCAAG GTTACTTGGGTGGAACATGCGGAATATGATGAAAGTGCGGTTCACGAGCTTTACCGCCCATTGGTTCGTGCTGGTATGGGATTCGGTGCACAAAGATGGGTGGCTGCCCTCCAACGGCAATGTGAATGCCTTGCGATTTTGATGTCTTCTGCTGTGCCCACTAGAGATCACACTG CCATAACTGCGAGCGGGAGGAAAAGCATGTTGAAGCTAGCACAACGAATGACAGATAATTTTTGTGCCGGGGTATGTGCATCCACCGTGTATAAATGGAACAAGCTTTGCGCAAGCAACGTTGATGAAGATGTTCGTGTCATGACCCGTCAAAGCGTTGACGACCCAGGTGAACCACCCGGTATCGTTTTAAGCGCGGCTACTTCGGTTTGGTTGCCCGTGTCTCCTCAACGACTATTTGATTTCCTTCGTGACGAACGGCTAAGAAGTGAATGGGACATTTTATCGAACGGTGGACCTATGCAAGAAATGGCGCATATAGCCAAGGGCCAAGATCACGGCAACTGCGTGTCGCTTCTTCGTGCTAGC GCAATGAATTCTAATCAGAGCAGTATGTTGATCCTACAAGAAACATGTATTGATGCAGCGGGGTCGTTGGTAGTGTATGCTCCGGTGGATATTCCGGCTATGCATGTTGTGATGAATGGTGGTGATTCCGCTTATGTGGCTCTTTTGCCATCAGGTTTTGCTATCGTCCCAGACGGGCCTGGTACACGTGGAGGGTCCGAGACGGATAATGGAGGAGCTGGTGGTGGTAGTACTGCTGCTGGATCTCTTTTGACTGTTGCGTTTCAGATCCTTGTTAATAGTCTTCCTACAGCTAAGCTTACGGTGGAATCAGTCGAGACAGTTAATAATTTGATATCGTGTACGGTTCAGAAGATTAAAGCGGCACTTCCGTCTGACAACTAA